From Actinomyces sp. oral taxon 171 str. F0337, one genomic window encodes:
- the pth gene encoding aminoacyl-tRNA hydrolase, which translates to MSEAWLVVGLGNPGPRYARNRHNVGYLVLDVLAERTGSRFSQHKKARARVAEGRLGMMPGGAPGPRVILAEPSVLMNLSGGPVAGLVSYYGIDPASRLLVVHDELDLPAHDLRLKRGGGEGGHNGLRSISKSVSTKDYARLRVGIGRPPGRQDPSDFVLSDFPGRERADLGVTLEQAADAVEQVVTAGFDDAQQRLHAPR; encoded by the coding sequence ATGAGTGAGGCCTGGCTCGTCGTCGGGCTGGGGAACCCCGGGCCCCGGTACGCCCGCAACCGCCACAACGTCGGCTACTTGGTGCTCGACGTTCTGGCCGAGCGCACCGGGTCCCGGTTTTCCCAGCACAAGAAGGCCCGCGCCCGCGTGGCCGAGGGGCGACTGGGCATGATGCCCGGCGGAGCCCCCGGCCCCCGCGTCATCCTGGCCGAGCCCTCGGTGCTCATGAACCTCTCCGGCGGCCCCGTGGCCGGGCTCGTCTCCTACTACGGGATCGACCCCGCCAGCCGCTTGCTCGTTGTCCACGACGAGCTCGACCTGCCCGCCCACGATCTGCGCCTCAAGCGCGGCGGCGGCGAGGGTGGTCACAACGGCCTGCGCTCCATCAGCAAGTCCGTCTCCACCAAGGACTACGCGCGCCTGCGCGTGGGCATCGGCCGCCCGCCGGGACGCCAGGATCCCTCCGACTTCGTCCTGTCCGACTTCCCCGGCCGTGAGCGCGCCGACCTCGGCGTCACCCTGGAGCAGGCTGCCGACGCCGTCGAGCAGGTCGTCACGGCCGGCTTCGACGACGCCCAGCAGCGCCTCCACGCGCCCCGCTGA